GGAACTTGGAGGGGACTTTAATCCAAATCAATTTTTGCATTGGGAAGTGTACGACCCGGAAACCGGTACAGCAAAAAGTTACCTAGTCTCAAAAGAAGCACAAGAGGTTTCAATAAAAAAATTAGATTTGACAGTTAGCTTTAAATCCTGGGAAACTATTCATACCGAAATTTCCCAGAAATACGACGACGAAATCATGCAGTGGTTGGCACAAGAATCAGGGTTAACTATTGAGACCGAATTTAGTGACGCGCAAAATCAATTTAAAAATTACGTTTTAAAAAAGAACTGAACTTATGAAAGCAATTTGGAATGACACGATTCTAGCAGAAAGTGATGATACTTTGGTTATCGAAAACAATCATTATTTTCCTGCAGAGAGCATAAAAAAAGAATATTTCAAATCCAGCGATACCCATACCAATTGCCCTTGGAAGGGCACCGCTTCTTATTATACCTTAGCCGTAGATGGAAAAGAAAATAAGGATGCCGCTTGGTATTACCCAGAAGTGAGCGAATTGGCAAAAGGCATTAAAGGAAGGGTTGCCTTTTGGAAAGGTGTAGCTGTAGTAAAGTAATACGGGGGAATATAGATAGAACATATAAAAAAGGCATGGAATTAATTCCATGCCTTTTTTAATATTTTAAACTAATACTATAATTCTAGAACAGCGTTCTCAGAACCAGCATAGTCGTTCCACTTGTATCCATCCGCTTCGGTTTCATTTATGAAAGCACCGTCAACGATGTACTTAAATTCATAAGAGTTCTCTTTTGGTAAGTCGAAGGTTCCTTTAAAGGTACCGTTCTTTAGTTTCTTCAAGGTGCTACCTTTTGGGCTCCAGTTATTGAAGTCACCTACTACGGCTACTTTTTTTGCTTCTTCTGCAGGTACTGTAAAAGTTACCTTACATACCGGTTTAGTCTTTAAATATTGTTTTGCTATTGCCATGATTATGTGATTTTTATAATTTACGGCAAAACTACTATATTAAGATGCTCATTTCCAATGATTAATATCATTTTTATGAAATTGATAAAAATTTGGTAAGATTTAACATCACTTATAAAAATTGGACCATCAAAATTTAGAAGTAAATAATTACAACTAGGCTGTTTTTAAGATTCTTACAATCGTATTCAGGTCGTTTTCATTATTATAAAAGTGAAACCCAACACGTACACCATCTCCACGTTGCGCACACAATACATTTTCATGCAATAATCGTTGAAATTTATGATTGTCAATTTTTAGATTAAAGATGGTACTATGCTTCGCCCTTTCTATTATATCATCGTCTAAAAGTCCTAAATCTGTAAATTCCTGTTTCGCCTTGTGGGACAAATTGTTGTTATGGGCCGATATTTTGTCCATACCTATACTCTTTAAATACTCCAAAGAGAACTTAAGGCTTCCAAAATTGAGACAGGATAAATGGCCTGGCTCTAACTTTTTGGCAAACCTGATGCTTTCCTTTTTATCAACATCGCCATTTGCCGAATTAAAGCCAATCGTTTTTGGAAAAAATTCCTCCTTAACTTGGTCAGAAAACAACATAAACCCATTGCCATATCCTGCTAATAACCACTTGTAGGCACTGGCCCCAAGAACGTCTATTCCAGAGGATTCAAAATTGAAATCTACTACACCGCAAAACTGCGTTCCATCAGCAATGATAATTAAATCAGAATATTCCTTCTTCAAGTCCTTTATAAATTCCAAATCGATGAGAAAACCATCTAGCCACTGTACCAAGCTGATGGCCAAAACGTCAATATTCTCGGAGCGCACGGTTTCCCTAATTTCGTTTTCCACATCGGCGCTCATCTTTACATAAGAGATGTCAAATTTCCGATCTTCAAATGGCCAATTAACAGATGGATAATCGTTCTCCAGCAATAGAATTTTCCTTTTGGGGTCCAATCCTTCCAACAATACGTTCAATCCCGTTGAAAAATTGTTTACCAAGGCTATATTTTCCGTCTTACAATTAAAAAAAGTTCCAACGGTCTTACGGGTATCGCTCAGTATCTTCATGGTTTTTTCACGCATATCGCTCCCGTGCAAAAGCAAATCCAAATCGTGTTCTTGGCGCCA
This sequence is a window from Maribacter aestuarii. Protein-coding genes within it:
- a CDS encoding DUF427 domain-containing protein, encoding MKAIWNDTILAESDDTLVIENNHYFPAESIKKEYFKSSDTHTNCPWKGTASYYTLAVDGKENKDAAWYYPEVSELAKGIKGRVAFWKGVAVVK
- a CDS encoding isoamylase early set domain-containing protein, giving the protein MAIAKQYLKTKPVCKVTFTVPAEEAKKVAVVGDFNNWSPKGSTLKKLKNGTFKGTFDLPKENSYEFKYIVDGAFINETEADGYKWNDYAGSENAVLEL
- a CDS encoding aminotransferase class V-fold PLP-dependent enzyme, translated to MEKIRNDFPVVRKSIYVNTAVFGPLYDSLIDWRQEHDLDLLLHGSDMREKTMKILSDTRKTVGTFFNCKTENIALVNNFSTGLNVLLEGLDPKRKILLLENDYPSVNWPFEDRKFDISYVKMSADVENEIRETVRSENIDVLAISLVQWLDGFLIDLEFIKDLKKEYSDLIIIADGTQFCGVVDFNFESSGIDVLGASAYKWLLAGYGNGFMLFSDQVKEEFFPKTIGFNSANGDVDKKESIRFAKKLEPGHLSCLNFGSLKFSLEYLKSIGMDKISAHNNNLSHKAKQEFTDLGLLDDDIIERAKHSTIFNLKIDNHKFQRLLHENVLCAQRGDGVRVGFHFYNNENDLNTIVRILKTA